The Patagioenas fasciata isolate bPatFas1 chromosome 3, bPatFas1.hap1, whole genome shotgun sequence genome contains a region encoding:
- the PSME4 gene encoding proteasome activator complex subunit 4 isoform X2 produces MAPPPPAPQKEIVYNKLLPYGERLEAEAARFLAQIKDNLARAVQLQELWPGGLFWTRKLSTYIRLYGRKFSREDHVLFIKLLYELVTIPKLEISMMQGFARLLINLLKKKELLSRDDLELPWRPLYEMLERILYSKTEHLGLNWFPNSYRPGLSSPKTFVLNVLHRCSVESVLKTLVKSCRPYFPEDATAEMLDEWRPLMCPFDVTMQKAIAYFELFLPTTLPPELHHKGFKLWFDEFIGLWVSVQNLPQWEGHLVNLFARLATDNIGYIDWDPYVPKIFTRILRSLNLPVGSNQVVVPRFLTNAYDVGHAVMWITAMMGGPSKLVQKHLTGLFNSIASFYHPSNNGRWLNKLMKLLQRLPSGVVRRLHRERYKKTTWLTPVPASHKLTDQDVTDFVKCIIQPVLLAMFSKTGSLEAAQALQNLALMRPELVIPPVLEKTYPALETLTEPHQLTATLSCVIGVARSLVSGGKWFPEGPTHMLPLLMRALPGVDPNDFSKCMITFQFIATFSTLVPLVDCSSVLQERDDLSEVERELCSATAEFEDFVLQFMDRCFGLIESSTLEQTREETETEKMTHLESLVELGLSSTFSTILTQCSKDIFKVALEKVFNFAVSNIFETRVAGRMVADMCRAAVKCRPEESLKLFVPHCCNVITHLTVNDDVLHDEELDKELLWNLQLLSEITRVDGKKLLPYREQLGKILQRTLHLTCKQGYILSCNLLHHLLRSATLIYPTEYCSVPGGFDKPLSEYFPIKDWGKPGDLWNLDIQWHVPSSEEINFAFYLLDTFLQPELSRLEHFAAGELEMSRDDVQQCLAIVHNCLIGSGNILPPLQGERVAHLVPSLVSLEETKLYTGVEYDLSRENYRETIARVTRKLLRYILDNSEDDTKSLFLIIKIISDVLQFQGSHKHEFDSRWKSFNLVKKSMENRLRGKKQHIRALLIDRVMLQHELRTLTMEGCEYKTSHQEMIRDLLCLSTSSYGQVRSKAQQAFFTALGTYNFCCRDIIPLVLEFLRPDRQDVTQKQFKGALYCLLGNHSGVCLANLHDWDCIAQTWPAIVSSGLSKAMSLEKPSIVRLFDDLAEKIHRQYETIGLDFTVPEKCVEIAVLLQKSEHPSSDFTGLGSEEIQLGIQRQKEKNAEALRNYENLVNMLLDCVEQRNLPWKFEHISIGFLSLLLRDDRILPVRAIKFFVQCLNHDAIVVRKVAISAVAGILKQLKRTHKKVPICPYEISGSPKPPSIQAGDRADNQWLHYDSGRLPKTKEAWESCCFVEKTHWGYYTWPRTMTVYAPAEHQPKLGRRREELTEAEQIIYDHFSDPKFVEQLIKFLSLEDRKGKDKFNPRRFCLFKGLFRNFDDAFVPVLQPHLEQLVADSHESTQRCVAEIIAGLIRGSKHWTFEKVEKLWQLLCPLLRTALSNITVETYNDWGTCIATSCESRDPRKLHWLFELLLESPLSGEGGSFVDACRLYVLQGGLAQQEWRVPELLHRLLKYLEPKLTQVYKNVRERIGSVLTYIFMIDVALPNTAATKSPRVHEFTTRILENLKPLMEADEEIQNHVMEENGVGEQDERTQGIKLLKTILKWLMASAGRSFSTAVTEQLQLLPLFFKIAPVENDNSYDELKRDAKMCLSLMSQGLLYPQQVPLVLQVLKQTARSNSWHARYTVLTYLQTMVFYNLFIFLNNEAAVKDIRWLVIKLLEDEQLEVREMAATTLSGLLQCSFLAMDAPMQTHFEQLCKMSLPKKRKRDVGSTVDTIPSGDLVKRHAGVLGLSACILSSPYDVPTWMPQLLMDLSAHLNDPQPIEMTVKKTLSNFRRTHHDNWQEHKQQFTDDQLLVLTDLLVSPCYYA; encoded by the exons ttctGTAGAAAGTGTCCTGAAAACACTGGTGAAGAGCTGCAGGCC CTACTTTCCGGAAGATGCCACTGCGGAGATGCTGGATGAATGGCGGCCGTTAATGTGTCCGTTTGACGTTACCATGCAGAAGGCTATCGCCTACTTTGAACTCTTCCTGCCCACCACCCTTCCTCCCGAGCTCCACCACAAGGGTTTCAA GCTTTGGTTTGATGAATTTATAGGCCTTTGGGTGTCAGTTCAAAATCTTCCCCAGTGGGAAGGG CATCTAGTAAATCTTTTTGCACGCTTGGCCACTGACAACATCGGGTACATAGACTGGGATCCGTATGTACCAAAG atttttaCCAGAATTTTGAGGAGTTTAAATCTTCCAGTGGGAAGCAATCAAGTTGTTGTTCCAAGATTCTTAACAAATGCTTACGATGTAGGACATGCGGTAATGTGGATCACAGCCATGATG GGTGGACCAAGTAAACTAGTGCAGAAACACTTAACTGGGCTGTTCAATAGCATCGCCTCTTTCTACCATCCTTCAAACAACGGACGCTGGCTG AACAAACTGATGAAACTGCTTCAAAGGTTACCGAGTGGCGTTGTCAGGAGGCTGCATCGTGAGCGCTACAAGAAAACAACTTGGTTAACTCCTGTGCCTGCGAGTCATAAACTGACTGACCAGGATGTTACAGACTTTGTCAAATGCATTATTCAACCTGTTCTTCTGGCTATGTTTAGTAAAACTGGAAGCCTGGAGGCTGCCCAAGCCCTGCAGAACCTTGCACTGATGCGTCCTGAATTAGTAATTCCGCCTGTACTTGAGAA AACATACCCTGCACTGGAGACGCTGACGGAGCCTCACCAGCTCACCGCCACCCTGAGCTGCGTCATCGGGGTCGCGCGCAGTCTGGTGTCGGGGGGGAAGTGGTTTCCCGAAGGCCCAACACACATGCTACCTCTGCTCATGAGAGCCCTGCCGGGGGTGGATCCCAACGACTTCAGCAAGTGTATG ATTACATTCCAGTTCATTGCAACATTTTCTACTTTGGTGCCTTTAGTAGATTGTTCATCTGTTTTGCAAGAAAGAGATGATCTTTCAGAG GTGGAAAGAGAATTGTGCTCTGCAACTGCTGAGTTTGAGGATTTTGTGCTGCAGTTTATGGATAG ATGTTTTGGACTTATAGAGAGCAGCACGCTGGAACAAACCAGAGAGGAGACCGAAACTGAGAAAATGACTCATCTGGAGAGTCTGGTGGAATTAGGACTCTCTTCTACTTTTAGCACAATCCTTACTCAGTGTTCTAAGGATATCTTTAAG GTTGCCTTGGAGAAGGTCTTTAACTTTGCTGTTTCAAATATATTTGAGACGAGAGTTGCTGGTCGAATGGTTGCCGACATGTGCCGAGCTGCAGTAAAA TGCCGCCCCGAGGAATCCTTGAAGCTGTTTGTACCGCACTGCTGCAATGTTATAACTCACCTCACAGTCA ATGACGATGTTTTACATGATGAAGAACTAGATAAGGAGCTGCTTTGGAACCTTCAGCTTTTGTCAGAG ATCACTCGAGTGGATGGCAAGAAGTTGCTACCGTACAGGGAGCAGCTTGGGAAGATACTGCAGCGAACCCTCCACCTAACCTGTAAGCAGGGTTACATTCTGTCTTGTAACCTACTGCACCACCTTCTTCGTTCTGCTACACTTATCTACCCCACAGAGTACTGCAGTGTGCCAGGTGGCTTTGACAAGCCTCTTTCTGAATACTTTCCTATCAAG GACTGGGGTAAGCCAGGTGACCTGTGGAACTTGGACATCCAGTGGCACGTTCCTTCCTCTGAGGAAATTAACTTCGCTTTTTATTTGCTGGATACTTTCCTTCAGCCCGAGCTCAGCAGGCTGGAGCACTTTGCAGCTGGGGAACTGGAGATGTCCAG AGATGATGTGCAGCAGTGTCTTGCTATCGTGCATAACTGCTTGATTGGATCGGGGAACATTCTGCCTCCTCTGCAAGGAGAAAGGGTGGCTCACCT GGTTCCAAGTCTGGTGTCCTTGGAAGAGACAAAACTGTACACTGGTGTTGAATATG aTCTATCAAGAGAGAATTATCGAGAAACAATTGCAAGGGTTACAAGGAAATTGCTGC GCTATATACTTGATAATTCAGAAGATGATACCAAGTCTTTGTTTCTAATAATAAAG ATTATTAGTGATGTTTTACAGTTCCAAGGGTCTCACAAACATGAGTTTGATTCACGGTGGAAAAGCTTTAATCTGGTGAAAAAGTCGATGGAGAACAGG CTTCGAGGGAAGAAACAGCATATCCGGGCTTTGCTGATTGACAGAGTTATGTTGCAGCATGAG CTGAGAACACTAACGATGGAAGGCTGTGAATATAAAACCTCCCACCAAGAGATGATCAGAGATCTTTTGTGTTTGTCCACAAGTTCATATGGCCAG GTCAGAAGTAAAGCTCAGCAGGCGTTCTTCACAGCTCTGGGAACGTACAACTTTTGTTGCAGAGATATCATTCCCTTGGTTTTGGAGTTCTTGCGTCCGGACCGGCAAGACGTCACTCAAAAGCAATTTAAA GGTGCCTTATATTGTCTCCTTGGAAATCACAGTGGAGTGTGTTTGGCCAATCTCCACGACTGGGACTGTATTGCGCAGACCTGGCCGGCGATTGTTTCTTCTGGGCTTAGCAAAGCCATGTCCTTGGAAAAACCATCCATAGTCCGACTCTTTGATGACCTAGCAGAAAAAATCCATAGGCAGTATGAAACCATTGGATTGGATTTTACA GTTCCAGAGAAATGTGTTGAGATAGccgttctgctgcagaaatcAGAACATCCCAGCTCAGACTTCACGGGTCTCGGCTCAGAGGAGATTCAGTTAGGAATTCAGCGGCAGAAAGAAAAGAACGCCGAGGCTCTGCG AAACTATGAAAATCTGGTCAACATGTTGCTGGACTGTGTGGAACAAAGAAATCT tccCTGGAAGTTCGAGCACATAAGCATTGGGtttctgtctctgctgctgcGGGATGACAGGATCCTGCCTGTCCGGGCCATCAAGTTCTTTGTGCAGTGTCTCAACCACGATGCCATTGTAGTTCGGAAG GTGGCCATCTCGGCCGTGGCCGGGATCCTGAAGCAGCTGAAGAGAACGCACAAGAAAGTGCCCATCTGCCCTTATGAAATAA GCGGCAGCCCGAAGCCTCCCAGCATCCAGGCCGGGGACCGAGCGGACAACCAGTGGCTGCACTACGACAGTGGGCGGCTGCCCAAGACCAAGGAGGCTTGGGAGTCGTGTTGTTTTGTGGAGAAAACGCACTGGGGGTACTACACCTGGCCCCG aacgATGACAGTTTATGCTCCAGCTGAGCATCAACCAAAGCTCGGGCGAAGGAGAGAGGAGCTGACAGAG GCAGAACAAATTATATATGATCACTTTTCAGACCCCAAGTTTGTTGAGCAGTTAATCAAATTTTTGTCGTTAGAAGAcaggaaaggaaaagacaaaTTTAATCCTCGCAGATTTTGCCTCTTCAAG GGCCTCTTCCGAAACTTCGACGACGCCTTCGTGCCGGTGCTGCAGCCGCACTTGGAGCAGCTGGTGGCCGACTCCCACGAGAGCACCCAGAGATGCGTGGCTGAAATTATAGCTGGCTTAATCCGGGGCTCGAAGCACTGGACCTTTGAGAAG GTGGAAAAACTTTGGCAGCTTCTGTGTCCGTTGCTTCGAACGGCTTTGTCCAACATCACAGTGGAAACCTATAACGACTGGGGCACGTGCATCGCCACCTCCTGT GAGAGCAGAGATCCCAGGAAACTGCACTGGTTATTTGAATTGCTGTTGGAGTCTCCACTGAGTGGCGAGGGAGGATCATTTGTAGACGCATG CCGACTGTACGTGCTGCAAGGCGGGCTGGCGCAGCAGGAGTGGCGGGTGCCGGAGCTGCTGCACCGGCTGCTCAAGTACCTGGAACCCAAACTCACGCAGGTTTACAAGAACGTCCGAGAGAGAATAGGAAG tGTTTTGACCTACATATTCATGATAGATGTTGCCTTGCCAAATACTGCTGCAACTAAATCTCCTCGTGTCCATGAATTTACTACCCGGATACTTGAAAACCTTAAACCTCTCATGGAAGCAGATGAAGAAATTCAGAACCACGTTATGGAAGAGAATGGAGTTGGTGAACAAGATGAGCGAACTCAGGGCATTAAACTCTTAAAAACTA TTCTGAAGTGGTTGATGGCAAGCGCAGGACGGTCCTTCTCTACAGCTGTCACTGAGCAACTCCAGCTTCTGCCCTTATTCTTCAAG ATTGCACCGGTAGAAAATGACAATAGCTACGATGAGCTCAAAAGAGATGCGAAGATGTGTTTGTCCTTAATGTCTCAGGGTTTGCTGTATCCTCAGCAAGTGCCTTTGGTACTTCAGGTGCTAAAACAA ACAGCAAGAAGCAATTCTTGGCATGCTCGCTATACCGTGCTAACCTACCTCCAGACCATGGTGTTCTACAACCTCTTCATCTTTCTCAACAACGAAGCGGCGGTCAAGGACATCAGGTGGTTGGTTATAAAACTGCTGGAAGACGAGCAGCTCGAG GTGCGGGAGATGGCAGCGACCACGCTGAGCGGGCTCCTGCAGTGCAGCTTCCTGGCCATGGACGCGCCCATGCAGACCCACTTCGAACAGCTCTGCAAGATGAGCTTGCCCAAGAAGAGGAAGCGAGACGTGGGCTCAACCGTGGATACGATTCCTTCTGGTG ATCTGGTGAAGCGCCAcgcgggtgtgctggggctcagcgCCTGCATCCTGTCCAGCCCCTACGACGTCCCCACCTGGATGCCACAGCTCCTCATGGACCTCAGCGCCCACCTCAACGATCCGCAGCCCATTGAG ATGACTGTGAAAAAGACGCTGTCGAATTTCCGGAGGACCCACCACGACAACTGGCAGGAGCACAAACAGCAGTTCACGGACGACCAGCTGCTCGTGCTGACCGACCTCTTGGTGTCCCCCTGCTACTATGCATAG
- the PSME4 gene encoding proteasome activator complex subunit 4 isoform X1 has product MAPPPPAPQKEIVYNKLLPYGERLEAEAARFLAQIKDNLARAVQLQELWPGGLFWTRKLSTYIRLYGRKFSREDHVLFIKLLYELVTIPKLEISMMQGFARLLINLLKKKELLSRDDLELPWRPLYEMLERILYSKTEHLGLNWFPNSYRPGLSSPKTFVLNVLHRCSVESVLKTLVKSCRPYFPEDATAEMLDEWRPLMCPFDVTMQKAIAYFELFLPTTLPPELHHKGFKLWFDEFIGLWVSVQNLPQWEGHLVNLFARLATDNIGYIDWDPYVPKIFTRILRSLNLPVGSNQVVVPRFLTNAYDVGHAVMWITAMMGGPSKLVQKHLTGLFNSIASFYHPSNNGRWLNKLMKLLQRLPSGVVRRLHRERYKKTTWLTPVPASHKLTDQDVTDFVKCIIQPVLLAMFSKTGSLEAAQALQNLALMRPELVIPPVLEKTYPALETLTEPHQLTATLSCVIGVARSLVSGGKWFPEGPTHMLPLLMRALPGVDPNDFSKCMITFQFIATFSTLVPLVDCSSVLQERDDLSEVERELCSATAEFEDFVLQFMDRCFGLIESSTLEQTREETETEKMTHLESLVELGLSSTFSTILTQCSKDIFKVALEKVFNFAVSNIFETRVAGRMVADMCRAAVKCRPEESLKLFVPHCCNVITHLTVNDDVLHDEELDKELLWNLQLLSEITRVDGKKLLPYREQLGKILQRTLHLTCKQGYILSCNLLHHLLRSATLIYPTEYCSVPGGFDKPLSEYFPIKDWGKPGDLWNLDIQWHVPSSEEINFAFYLLDTFLQPELSRLEHFAAGELEMSRDDVQQCLAIVHNCLIGSGNILPPLQGERVAHLVPSLVSLEETKLYTGVEYDLSRENYRETIARVTRKLLRYILDNSEDDTKSLFLIIKIISDVLQFQGSHKHEFDSRWKSFNLVKKSMENRLRGKKQHIRALLIDRVMLQHELRTLTMEGCEYKTSHQEMIRDLLCLSTSSYGQVRSKAQQAFFTALGTYNFCCRDIIPLVLEFLRPDRQDVTQKQFKGALYCLLGNHSGVCLANLHDWDCIAQTWPAIVSSGLSKAMSLEKPSIVRLFDDLAEKIHRQYETIGLDFTVPEKCVEIAVLLQKSEHPSSDFTGLGSEEIQLGIQRQKEKNAEALRNYENLVNMLLDCVEQRNLPWKFEHISIGFLSLLLRDDRILPVRAIKFFVQCLNHDAIVVRKVAISAVAGILKQLKRTHKKVPICPYEITGGSPKPPSIQAGDRADNQWLHYDSGRLPKTKEAWESCCFVEKTHWGYYTWPRTMTVYAPAEHQPKLGRRREELTEAEQIIYDHFSDPKFVEQLIKFLSLEDRKGKDKFNPRRFCLFKGLFRNFDDAFVPVLQPHLEQLVADSHESTQRCVAEIIAGLIRGSKHWTFEKVEKLWQLLCPLLRTALSNITVETYNDWGTCIATSCESRDPRKLHWLFELLLESPLSGEGGSFVDACRLYVLQGGLAQQEWRVPELLHRLLKYLEPKLTQVYKNVRERIGSVLTYIFMIDVALPNTAATKSPRVHEFTTRILENLKPLMEADEEIQNHVMEENGVGEQDERTQGIKLLKTILKWLMASAGRSFSTAVTEQLQLLPLFFKIAPVENDNSYDELKRDAKMCLSLMSQGLLYPQQVPLVLQVLKQTARSNSWHARYTVLTYLQTMVFYNLFIFLNNEAAVKDIRWLVIKLLEDEQLEVREMAATTLSGLLQCSFLAMDAPMQTHFEQLCKMSLPKKRKRDVGSTVDTIPSGDLVKRHAGVLGLSACILSSPYDVPTWMPQLLMDLSAHLNDPQPIEMTVKKTLSNFRRTHHDNWQEHKQQFTDDQLLVLTDLLVSPCYYA; this is encoded by the exons ttctGTAGAAAGTGTCCTGAAAACACTGGTGAAGAGCTGCAGGCC CTACTTTCCGGAAGATGCCACTGCGGAGATGCTGGATGAATGGCGGCCGTTAATGTGTCCGTTTGACGTTACCATGCAGAAGGCTATCGCCTACTTTGAACTCTTCCTGCCCACCACCCTTCCTCCCGAGCTCCACCACAAGGGTTTCAA GCTTTGGTTTGATGAATTTATAGGCCTTTGGGTGTCAGTTCAAAATCTTCCCCAGTGGGAAGGG CATCTAGTAAATCTTTTTGCACGCTTGGCCACTGACAACATCGGGTACATAGACTGGGATCCGTATGTACCAAAG atttttaCCAGAATTTTGAGGAGTTTAAATCTTCCAGTGGGAAGCAATCAAGTTGTTGTTCCAAGATTCTTAACAAATGCTTACGATGTAGGACATGCGGTAATGTGGATCACAGCCATGATG GGTGGACCAAGTAAACTAGTGCAGAAACACTTAACTGGGCTGTTCAATAGCATCGCCTCTTTCTACCATCCTTCAAACAACGGACGCTGGCTG AACAAACTGATGAAACTGCTTCAAAGGTTACCGAGTGGCGTTGTCAGGAGGCTGCATCGTGAGCGCTACAAGAAAACAACTTGGTTAACTCCTGTGCCTGCGAGTCATAAACTGACTGACCAGGATGTTACAGACTTTGTCAAATGCATTATTCAACCTGTTCTTCTGGCTATGTTTAGTAAAACTGGAAGCCTGGAGGCTGCCCAAGCCCTGCAGAACCTTGCACTGATGCGTCCTGAATTAGTAATTCCGCCTGTACTTGAGAA AACATACCCTGCACTGGAGACGCTGACGGAGCCTCACCAGCTCACCGCCACCCTGAGCTGCGTCATCGGGGTCGCGCGCAGTCTGGTGTCGGGGGGGAAGTGGTTTCCCGAAGGCCCAACACACATGCTACCTCTGCTCATGAGAGCCCTGCCGGGGGTGGATCCCAACGACTTCAGCAAGTGTATG ATTACATTCCAGTTCATTGCAACATTTTCTACTTTGGTGCCTTTAGTAGATTGTTCATCTGTTTTGCAAGAAAGAGATGATCTTTCAGAG GTGGAAAGAGAATTGTGCTCTGCAACTGCTGAGTTTGAGGATTTTGTGCTGCAGTTTATGGATAG ATGTTTTGGACTTATAGAGAGCAGCACGCTGGAACAAACCAGAGAGGAGACCGAAACTGAGAAAATGACTCATCTGGAGAGTCTGGTGGAATTAGGACTCTCTTCTACTTTTAGCACAATCCTTACTCAGTGTTCTAAGGATATCTTTAAG GTTGCCTTGGAGAAGGTCTTTAACTTTGCTGTTTCAAATATATTTGAGACGAGAGTTGCTGGTCGAATGGTTGCCGACATGTGCCGAGCTGCAGTAAAA TGCCGCCCCGAGGAATCCTTGAAGCTGTTTGTACCGCACTGCTGCAATGTTATAACTCACCTCACAGTCA ATGACGATGTTTTACATGATGAAGAACTAGATAAGGAGCTGCTTTGGAACCTTCAGCTTTTGTCAGAG ATCACTCGAGTGGATGGCAAGAAGTTGCTACCGTACAGGGAGCAGCTTGGGAAGATACTGCAGCGAACCCTCCACCTAACCTGTAAGCAGGGTTACATTCTGTCTTGTAACCTACTGCACCACCTTCTTCGTTCTGCTACACTTATCTACCCCACAGAGTACTGCAGTGTGCCAGGTGGCTTTGACAAGCCTCTTTCTGAATACTTTCCTATCAAG GACTGGGGTAAGCCAGGTGACCTGTGGAACTTGGACATCCAGTGGCACGTTCCTTCCTCTGAGGAAATTAACTTCGCTTTTTATTTGCTGGATACTTTCCTTCAGCCCGAGCTCAGCAGGCTGGAGCACTTTGCAGCTGGGGAACTGGAGATGTCCAG AGATGATGTGCAGCAGTGTCTTGCTATCGTGCATAACTGCTTGATTGGATCGGGGAACATTCTGCCTCCTCTGCAAGGAGAAAGGGTGGCTCACCT GGTTCCAAGTCTGGTGTCCTTGGAAGAGACAAAACTGTACACTGGTGTTGAATATG aTCTATCAAGAGAGAATTATCGAGAAACAATTGCAAGGGTTACAAGGAAATTGCTGC GCTATATACTTGATAATTCAGAAGATGATACCAAGTCTTTGTTTCTAATAATAAAG ATTATTAGTGATGTTTTACAGTTCCAAGGGTCTCACAAACATGAGTTTGATTCACGGTGGAAAAGCTTTAATCTGGTGAAAAAGTCGATGGAGAACAGG CTTCGAGGGAAGAAACAGCATATCCGGGCTTTGCTGATTGACAGAGTTATGTTGCAGCATGAG CTGAGAACACTAACGATGGAAGGCTGTGAATATAAAACCTCCCACCAAGAGATGATCAGAGATCTTTTGTGTTTGTCCACAAGTTCATATGGCCAG GTCAGAAGTAAAGCTCAGCAGGCGTTCTTCACAGCTCTGGGAACGTACAACTTTTGTTGCAGAGATATCATTCCCTTGGTTTTGGAGTTCTTGCGTCCGGACCGGCAAGACGTCACTCAAAAGCAATTTAAA GGTGCCTTATATTGTCTCCTTGGAAATCACAGTGGAGTGTGTTTGGCCAATCTCCACGACTGGGACTGTATTGCGCAGACCTGGCCGGCGATTGTTTCTTCTGGGCTTAGCAAAGCCATGTCCTTGGAAAAACCATCCATAGTCCGACTCTTTGATGACCTAGCAGAAAAAATCCATAGGCAGTATGAAACCATTGGATTGGATTTTACA GTTCCAGAGAAATGTGTTGAGATAGccgttctgctgcagaaatcAGAACATCCCAGCTCAGACTTCACGGGTCTCGGCTCAGAGGAGATTCAGTTAGGAATTCAGCGGCAGAAAGAAAAGAACGCCGAGGCTCTGCG AAACTATGAAAATCTGGTCAACATGTTGCTGGACTGTGTGGAACAAAGAAATCT tccCTGGAAGTTCGAGCACATAAGCATTGGGtttctgtctctgctgctgcGGGATGACAGGATCCTGCCTGTCCGGGCCATCAAGTTCTTTGTGCAGTGTCTCAACCACGATGCCATTGTAGTTCGGAAG GTGGCCATCTCGGCCGTGGCCGGGATCCTGAAGCAGCTGAAGAGAACGCACAAGAAAGTGCCCATCTGCCCTTATGAAATAA CAGGCGGCAGCCCGAAGCCTCCCAGCATCCAGGCCGGGGACCGAGCGGACAACCAGTGGCTGCACTACGACAGTGGGCGGCTGCCCAAGACCAAGGAGGCTTGGGAGTCGTGTTGTTTTGTGGAGAAAACGCACTGGGGGTACTACACCTGGCCCCG aacgATGACAGTTTATGCTCCAGCTGAGCATCAACCAAAGCTCGGGCGAAGGAGAGAGGAGCTGACAGAG GCAGAACAAATTATATATGATCACTTTTCAGACCCCAAGTTTGTTGAGCAGTTAATCAAATTTTTGTCGTTAGAAGAcaggaaaggaaaagacaaaTTTAATCCTCGCAGATTTTGCCTCTTCAAG GGCCTCTTCCGAAACTTCGACGACGCCTTCGTGCCGGTGCTGCAGCCGCACTTGGAGCAGCTGGTGGCCGACTCCCACGAGAGCACCCAGAGATGCGTGGCTGAAATTATAGCTGGCTTAATCCGGGGCTCGAAGCACTGGACCTTTGAGAAG GTGGAAAAACTTTGGCAGCTTCTGTGTCCGTTGCTTCGAACGGCTTTGTCCAACATCACAGTGGAAACCTATAACGACTGGGGCACGTGCATCGCCACCTCCTGT GAGAGCAGAGATCCCAGGAAACTGCACTGGTTATTTGAATTGCTGTTGGAGTCTCCACTGAGTGGCGAGGGAGGATCATTTGTAGACGCATG CCGACTGTACGTGCTGCAAGGCGGGCTGGCGCAGCAGGAGTGGCGGGTGCCGGAGCTGCTGCACCGGCTGCTCAAGTACCTGGAACCCAAACTCACGCAGGTTTACAAGAACGTCCGAGAGAGAATAGGAAG tGTTTTGACCTACATATTCATGATAGATGTTGCCTTGCCAAATACTGCTGCAACTAAATCTCCTCGTGTCCATGAATTTACTACCCGGATACTTGAAAACCTTAAACCTCTCATGGAAGCAGATGAAGAAATTCAGAACCACGTTATGGAAGAGAATGGAGTTGGTGAACAAGATGAGCGAACTCAGGGCATTAAACTCTTAAAAACTA TTCTGAAGTGGTTGATGGCAAGCGCAGGACGGTCCTTCTCTACAGCTGTCACTGAGCAACTCCAGCTTCTGCCCTTATTCTTCAAG ATTGCACCGGTAGAAAATGACAATAGCTACGATGAGCTCAAAAGAGATGCGAAGATGTGTTTGTCCTTAATGTCTCAGGGTTTGCTGTATCCTCAGCAAGTGCCTTTGGTACTTCAGGTGCTAAAACAA ACAGCAAGAAGCAATTCTTGGCATGCTCGCTATACCGTGCTAACCTACCTCCAGACCATGGTGTTCTACAACCTCTTCATCTTTCTCAACAACGAAGCGGCGGTCAAGGACATCAGGTGGTTGGTTATAAAACTGCTGGAAGACGAGCAGCTCGAG GTGCGGGAGATGGCAGCGACCACGCTGAGCGGGCTCCTGCAGTGCAGCTTCCTGGCCATGGACGCGCCCATGCAGACCCACTTCGAACAGCTCTGCAAGATGAGCTTGCCCAAGAAGAGGAAGCGAGACGTGGGCTCAACCGTGGATACGATTCCTTCTGGTG ATCTGGTGAAGCGCCAcgcgggtgtgctggggctcagcgCCTGCATCCTGTCCAGCCCCTACGACGTCCCCACCTGGATGCCACAGCTCCTCATGGACCTCAGCGCCCACCTCAACGATCCGCAGCCCATTGAG ATGACTGTGAAAAAGACGCTGTCGAATTTCCGGAGGACCCACCACGACAACTGGCAGGAGCACAAACAGCAGTTCACGGACGACCAGCTGCTCGTGCTGACCGACCTCTTGGTGTCCCCCTGCTACTATGCATAG